In Pseudodesulfovibrio sp. S3, a genomic segment contains:
- a CDS encoding RNA methyltransferase, translating to MLDDLVVVLFRPKYPENIGSVARACLNMGVSDLVVVDPYNFNLDKALPLATAHARHILESARIVNTLAEAVEGCTAVFGTTARTGGWRKGLMVPEELAGVVDKRLRGGGRVAIVFGPEDKGLTNEETSICSGLMTIPTSLEGTSLNLAQAVVVVLYECFKRSFSEPFVPGGPPEERPTTVQEQEALFGNLQESLLAIDFLKDDNPDYWMLPVRRFFSKIDLRRNEFNLLMGICRQVQWFVRTYGPKG from the coding sequence ATGCTCGACGATCTCGTAGTGGTTCTTTTCCGACCGAAATACCCTGAAAACATCGGGTCCGTGGCCCGGGCCTGCCTGAATATGGGTGTGTCCGACCTGGTTGTGGTCGATCCTTACAATTTCAATCTGGACAAGGCCCTGCCCCTGGCCACGGCCCATGCCCGTCATATCCTGGAGTCCGCCCGCATTGTGAACACCCTTGCCGAGGCCGTGGAGGGTTGCACTGCGGTGTTCGGCACCACGGCCCGCACCGGAGGGTGGCGCAAAGGTCTCATGGTGCCCGAGGAGCTGGCCGGAGTCGTGGACAAGCGTCTTCGCGGCGGCGGCAGGGTTGCCATTGTATTCGGTCCGGAAGACAAGGGGTTGACCAATGAGGAAACCTCGATCTGTTCCGGCCTGATGACCATCCCCACCAGTTTGGAAGGAACCTCTCTAAACCTGGCCCAGGCCGTTGTAGTGGTCTTGTACGAGTGCTTCAAGCGGTCGTTTTCCGAGCCTTTCGTTCCGGGCGGTCCGCCTGAGGAACGGCCCACCACGGTGCAGGAACAGGAAGCCCTGTTCGGCAATCTCCAGGAGAGCCTGCTGGCCATCGATTTCCTCAAAGACGACAACCCGGACTACTGGATGCTTCCTGTGCGCCGGTTCTTCTCCAAGATCGACCTGCGGCGCAACGAGTTCAATCTGCTCATGGGCATTTGCAGGCAAGTGCAGTGGTTTGTGCGGACTTATGGTCCGAAGGGGTAG
- a CDS encoding GGDEF domain-containing protein — translation MSTESPPSRNLKTRYKAFYILSVLCLAALFCINFGVIYTLVLTPPEDPAKLMRLVYLCMVAGFFILATQALLILKHVIATLDRDAATADEVCGKLEQLTVIDTLTKAYNRGKFEEVTARELGNVRRYAHDLSGIIFDVDDFKAINETHGYCTGDRLLANLAHFIDSKLRNNDYMFRWRGGKFIILAPHTELDQAALVAEKLRELVAHKIFGGKIKMSISLGVVQATRDDTTDTLMHRLQTALAGAKNSGKNRVVVDKESLP, via the coding sequence ATGAGCACGGAATCACCCCCATCCCGCAACCTCAAGACCCGCTACAAGGCGTTCTACATCCTGAGCGTCCTGTGCCTGGCCGCTTTGTTCTGCATCAACTTCGGGGTCATCTACACGCTGGTGCTGACCCCGCCGGAGGACCCTGCAAAGCTGATGCGGCTGGTGTACCTGTGCATGGTGGCCGGGTTCTTCATCCTCGCGACCCAGGCCCTGCTGATCCTCAAACACGTCATCGCCACCCTGGATCGGGATGCGGCAACCGCTGACGAGGTGTGCGGAAAACTGGAACAGCTCACGGTCATCGACACCCTGACCAAGGCCTACAACCGGGGTAAATTCGAAGAGGTGACGGCCAGGGAACTGGGCAATGTTCGCCGCTATGCACACGACCTCTCGGGCATCATCTTCGACGTGGACGATTTCAAGGCCATCAACGAAACCCACGGGTACTGCACCGGCGACAGACTGCTGGCCAACCTGGCGCATTTCATCGACAGCAAGCTCAGAAACAACGACTACATGTTCCGCTGGAGGGGCGGAAAATTCATCATCCTGGCCCCGCACACGGAATTGGACCAGGCCGCCCTTGTGGCCGAAAAACTCCGGGAGCTCGTTGCCCACAAGATTTTCGGCGGCAAGATCAAGATGTCCATCTCCCTGGGAGTCGTCCAGGCCACCCGGGACGACACCACGGACACCCTCATGCACCGCCTCCAGACAGCCCTTGCCGGGGCCAAGAATTCCGGCAAAAACCGGGTGGTGGTTGACAAAGAATCCCTGCCCTGA
- a CDS encoding EAL domain-containing protein gives MSQIKSTNYLRYAPVRVLLPSLTMLLLFAGSIFLYLMPSLEKAFMDAKKETVREVANSVISSLEHLNGLAEQGEITREYAQDFGIKIVQNLRFGPESKDYFWITDTTPRMVMHPFRPELNGQDLSNFKDQQGKSLFLEFIRAIRQNDNTFMEHYWQLKEQGPSVKRISLVREFAPWGWIIGTGLFVEDVNQEIAVYQNRIYTIFLAILLIFTLLSFYVIRQTALTEKKKALIQSQRERLVHVLQESEERYRTIADFGYDWEAWIGTDNSIQYCSPACQRITGYPPERYFEDPNLIRDIIITDDLDAWDAYRIEASSDRGDSLDFRIITADGKTRWLGAVGRSVSGIGGKPLGMRLSFRDITDRKTMEEQLRHQALHDPLTNLANRTLCLDRLHQAMRRAKRRENYYFAVVFLDLDRFKIINDSLGHRFGDMVLTETAVRLTEEMRGLDTVSRFGGDEFVLLLDELSSPGEAIRIIKRIRQKLSEPFRFSGNEVQTTASFGIVLSPVADAKPADVLQHANIAMHRAKDSGRNRFKVFTDRMLETAVDQLTLENDMRRGLNNGEFRVVYQPIIDLKSPNSGEPDVIGFEALARWDHPDRGPITPTEFIPMAEESGLIVQLGEWVLREALKTLSLWREDTAGSQDIFMSINLSSKQFARMELDKKVVDILKELNLPASCLKLEITESSIMDNPESSIRTLNKLRQAGVHFSIDDFGTGYSSLSQLQQLPVDTLKVDRTFIARMKTDPENMEIVKAVIALAHSLDLNVIAEGVEEPEQLRSLLDLNCNCVQGFYFHKPMSMDMARKLLQARASTTADDNREKLSKAQRKRPSEDPAT, from the coding sequence ATGAGCCAGATCAAATCCACCAACTATTTGCGATACGCCCCTGTTCGCGTGTTACTGCCCTCCCTCACCATGCTCCTGCTCTTTGCCGGATCCATTTTCCTATACCTCATGCCTTCCCTCGAAAAGGCCTTCATGGACGCCAAGAAAGAAACCGTCCGCGAGGTGGCCAATTCCGTCATCAGCTCCCTTGAACATCTGAACGGTCTGGCGGAACAGGGAGAAATCACCCGCGAGTACGCTCAGGACTTCGGGATAAAAATCGTCCAGAATCTTCGCTTCGGCCCGGAATCAAAAGACTATTTCTGGATAACCGACACAACTCCGCGCATGGTCATGCACCCTTTCCGGCCGGAGTTGAACGGTCAGGACCTGTCGAATTTCAAGGATCAGCAAGGCAAGTCACTGTTTTTGGAATTCATACGGGCCATCCGGCAAAACGACAACACGTTCATGGAGCACTACTGGCAGTTGAAGGAGCAGGGGCCCTCCGTCAAAAGGATTTCCCTTGTCAGGGAATTCGCTCCCTGGGGCTGGATAATCGGCACAGGACTATTCGTTGAAGACGTCAACCAGGAAATTGCCGTCTACCAAAACCGCATTTACACAATATTCCTGGCCATCCTGCTCATCTTCACCCTGCTCTCCTTTTACGTCATCAGGCAGACCGCGCTGACCGAAAAGAAAAAGGCCCTCATACAGAGCCAACGCGAACGGCTCGTGCACGTGTTGCAGGAAAGCGAAGAACGCTACAGGACCATCGCGGATTTCGGCTACGACTGGGAAGCCTGGATCGGCACGGACAACAGCATCCAGTACTGCTCCCCAGCTTGTCAGCGCATCACGGGCTATCCGCCGGAGCGCTACTTCGAAGACCCGAACCTGATCCGTGACATCATCATAACCGACGACCTGGACGCCTGGGACGCATACCGGATCGAGGCCAGTTCCGACCGAGGCGATTCCCTGGATTTCCGCATCATCACGGCCGACGGGAAAACCCGCTGGCTGGGGGCGGTTGGACGATCGGTTTCCGGCATCGGCGGCAAGCCGCTGGGAATGCGTTTGAGCTTCAGGGACATCACCGACCGCAAAACCATGGAAGAACAGCTCAGGCACCAGGCCCTGCACGATCCCCTTACCAATCTGGCAAACCGCACCCTGTGCCTGGACCGCTTGCACCAGGCCATGCGCCGGGCCAAACGGCGTGAAAACTACTATTTTGCCGTCGTCTTTCTTGATCTCGACCGATTCAAGATCATCAACGACTCCCTCGGCCACCGCTTCGGGGACATGGTCCTGACCGAAACCGCTGTCCGCTTGACCGAGGAAATGCGCGGTCTGGACACGGTATCCCGATTCGGCGGAGACGAATTCGTCCTGCTCCTGGACGAACTGTCCAGCCCCGGAGAAGCCATCCGCATCATCAAGCGCATCCGCCAAAAACTCTCCGAACCATTCCGGTTCAGCGGCAACGAAGTGCAGACCACGGCCAGCTTCGGCATCGTTCTCAGCCCGGTCGCGGACGCCAAACCCGCCGACGTGCTCCAGCACGCCAACATCGCCATGCACCGGGCAAAGGATTCCGGGCGCAACCGATTCAAGGTATTCACCGACAGGATGCTTGAAACCGCCGTGGACCAGCTCACCCTGGAAAACGACATGCGCCGCGGCCTGAACAACGGAGAGTTCCGAGTGGTCTATCAGCCCATCATAGATCTCAAAAGCCCGAACTCCGGCGAACCGGACGTCATCGGCTTCGAGGCCCTGGCCCGTTGGGACCACCCCGACAGAGGCCCCATCACCCCTACGGAATTCATCCCCATGGCCGAAGAATCCGGGCTCATCGTCCAACTCGGCGAATGGGTGCTGAGAGAAGCTCTGAAAACCTTGTCCCTATGGCGGGAAGACACCGCCGGTTCGCAGGATATCTTCATGTCCATCAACCTTTCGAGCAAGCAATTCGCCCGCATGGAACTGGACAAAAAGGTCGTGGACATCCTGAAGGAACTCAACCTGCCTGCAAGTTGCCTGAAGCTGGAAATCACGGAATCCTCCATAATGGACAACCCCGAATCCTCCATCCGCACCCTGAACAAACTGCGCCAGGCAGGGGTGCACTTCTCCATCGACGACTTCGGCACAGGATACTCGTCCCTGTCCCAACTCCAGCAGTTGCCGGTGGACACCCTCAAGGTCGACCGCACCTTCATCGCGCGCATGAAAACCGACCCCGAGAACATGGAAATAGTCAAGGCGGTCATCGCCCTGGCGCATTCGCTGGATCTCAACGTCATCGCCGAAGGCGTCGAGGAGCCGGAGCAACTCCGCTCCCTGCTCGATCTGAACTGCAACTGCGTCCAAGGCTTTTACTTCCATAAACCCATGTCCATGGACATGGCCCGAAAACTCCTGCAAGCACGCGCCTCGACAACCGCAGACGACAACCGCGAAAAACTGAGCAAGGCCCAACGCAAGCGCCCCTCGGAAGACCCGGCGACCTGA